In a genomic window of Platichthys flesus chromosome 24, fPlaFle2.1, whole genome shotgun sequence:
- the eno3 gene encoding beta-enolase isoform X3, translating to MSITKIHAREILDSRGNPTVEVDLWTAKGLFRAAVPSGASTGVHEALELRDGDKSRYLGKGTMKAVEHVNKNIAPKLIEKKFSVVEQEKIDKFMLELDGTENKSQFGANSILGVSLAVCKAGAAEKGVPLYRHIADLAGHKDVILPVPAFNVINGGSHAGNKLAMQEFMILPVGAANFHEAMRIGAEVYHNLKNVIKAKYGKDATNVGDEGGFAPNILENNEALELLKSAIEKAGYPDKIIIGMDVAASEFYRSGKYDLDFKSPDDPSRHISGEKLGDLYRSFIKDYPVESIEDPFDQDDWENWSKFTASVGIQVRDRQVRDRQVITDRQVITDRQVRDRQERDRQTGDHRQTGERQTGDHRQTGERQTGERQTDR from the exons ATGTCCATCACTAAGATTCACGCTCGTGAGATTCTGGACTCCAGAGGAAACCCCACAGTGGAGGTGGACCTGTGGACGGCCAAGG gTCTGTTCAGAGCTGCAGTACCCAGCGGTGCCTCGACAGGTGTCCATGAGGCCCTTGAGCTCCGAGACGGAGACAAGAGTCGTTACCTGGGCAAAG gtACAATGAAGGCTGTGGAGCATGTGAACAAGAACATCGCCCCCAAGCTGATTGAGAAG AAGTTCAGTGTTGTTGAGCAAGAGAAGATCGACAAGTTCATGTTGGAGTTGGACGGAACTGAGAACAAAT ctCAGTTCGGTGCTAACTCCATCCTGGGCGTGTCTCTAGCCGTCTGTAAGGccggagcagcagagaaggGCGTTCCTCTCTACCGCCACATCGCCGACCTCGCCGGACACAAAGACGTCATCCTTCCTGTTCCT GCCTTTAACGTGATTAATGGAGGAAGTCACGCTGGAAACAAACTGGCCATGCAGGAGTTCATGATTTTACCAGTTGGAGCCGCCAACTTCCACGAGGCCATGAGGATCGGAGCCGAG gtttatcACAACTTGAAGAACGTGATCAAGGCCAAGTACGGGAAAGACGCCACCAACGTGGGAGACGAGGGAGGCTTCGCCCCCAACATCCTGGAGAACAACGAGG ctctggagctTCTGAAGTCGGCGATCGAAAAGGCCGGTTACCCCGACAAGATCATCATCGGCATGGACGTGGCAGCGTCCGAGTTCTACCGCAGCGGAAAGTACGACCTCGACTTCAAGTCCCCGGACGACCCGTCCAGACACATCAGTGGAGAGAAGCTGGGAGACCTGTACCGCAGCTTCATCAAGGACTACCccg TTGAGTCCATCGAGGATCCGTTCGACCAGGACGACTGGGAGAACTGGAGCAAGTTTACTGCCTCTGTGGGCatacaggtgagagacagacaggtgagagacagacaggtgatcacagacagacag gtgatcacagacagacaggtgagagacagacaggagagagacagacagacaggtgatcacagacagacaggtgagagacagacaggtgatcacagacagacaggtgagagacagacaggagagagacagacagacaggtga
- the eno3 gene encoding beta-enolase isoform X2 encodes MSITKIHAREILDSRGNPTVEVDLWTAKGLFRAAVPSGASTGVHEALELRDGDKSRYLGKGTMKAVEHVNKNIAPKLIEKKFSVVEQEKIDKFMLELDGTENKSQFGANSILGVSLAVCKAGAAEKGVPLYRHIADLAGHKDVILPVPAFNVINGGSHAGNKLAMQEFMILPVGAANFHEAMRIGAEVYHNLKNVIKAKYGKDATNVGDEGGFAPNILENNEALELLKSAIEKAGYPDKIIIGMDVAASEFYRSGKYDLDFKSPDDPSRHISGEKLGDLYRSFIKDYPVESIEDPFDQDDWENWSKFTASVGIQVVGDDLTVTNPKRIQQAVDKKACNCLLLKVNQIGSVTESIQACKLAQSSGWGVMVSHRSGETEDTFISDLVVGLCTGQIKTGAPCRSERLAKYNQLMRIEEELGDKAKFAGKDYRRPKIN; translated from the exons ATGTCCATCACTAAGATTCACGCTCGTGAGATTCTGGACTCCAGAGGAAACCCCACAGTGGAGGTGGACCTGTGGACGGCCAAGG gTCTGTTCAGAGCTGCAGTACCCAGCGGTGCCTCGACAGGTGTCCATGAGGCCCTTGAGCTCCGAGACGGAGACAAGAGTCGTTACCTGGGCAAAG gtACAATGAAGGCTGTGGAGCATGTGAACAAGAACATCGCCCCCAAGCTGATTGAGAAG AAGTTCAGTGTTGTTGAGCAAGAGAAGATCGACAAGTTCATGTTGGAGTTGGACGGAACTGAGAACAAAT ctCAGTTCGGTGCTAACTCCATCCTGGGCGTGTCTCTAGCCGTCTGTAAGGccggagcagcagagaaggGCGTTCCTCTCTACCGCCACATCGCCGACCTCGCCGGACACAAAGACGTCATCCTTCCTGTTCCT GCCTTTAACGTGATTAATGGAGGAAGTCACGCTGGAAACAAACTGGCCATGCAGGAGTTCATGATTTTACCAGTTGGAGCCGCCAACTTCCACGAGGCCATGAGGATCGGAGCCGAG gtttatcACAACTTGAAGAACGTGATCAAGGCCAAGTACGGGAAAGACGCCACCAACGTGGGAGACGAGGGAGGCTTCGCCCCCAACATCCTGGAGAACAACGAGG ctctggagctTCTGAAGTCGGCGATCGAAAAGGCCGGTTACCCCGACAAGATCATCATCGGCATGGACGTGGCAGCGTCCGAGTTCTACCGCAGCGGAAAGTACGACCTCGACTTCAAGTCCCCGGACGACCCGTCCAGACACATCAGTGGAGAGAAGCTGGGAGACCTGTACCGCAGCTTCATCAAGGACTACCccg TTGAGTCCATCGAGGATCCGTTCGACCAGGACGACTGGGAGAACTGGAGCAAGTTTACTGCCTCTGTGGGCatacag GTCGTAGGAGACGATCTGACCGTGACCAATCCCAAGAGGATCCAACAGGCGGTGGACAAGAAGGCCTGTAACTGTCTCCTGCTCAAAGTCAACCAGATTGGATCAGTGACAGAGTCCATTCAGGC gtgtAAGCTGGCTCAGAGCAGTGGTTGGGGGGTGATGGTGAGTCATCGCTCTGGAGAAACTGAAGACACGTTCATCTCTGACCTGGTGGTGGGACTCTGCACTGGACAG ATTAAGActggcgccccctgcaggtcagaACGTTTGGCCAAATACAACCAGCTGATGAG gaTCGAGGAGGAGCTCGGAGACAAGGCCAAGTTCGCCGGTAAAGATTACCGTCGCCCGAAGATCAACTGA
- the nppcl2 gene encoding C-type natriuretic peptide 2: protein MASSSFSSFLPLLLLFLTVTVESRPSPQQDNKQVLHSLFGSHLSSLILAPPTSDDVTEGSAGLPAASSSSSSSSSSPPSGVVLGGGAVRGLVDKQEAVPRFFLDFLQRQAKMRRRSRKSMVGGRGCFGMKMDRIGSVSGLGC, encoded by the exons ATGGCTTCTTCGTCCTTCtcatcttttcttcctctcctactcctcttcctcaccgtAACCGTGGAGTCAAGACCTTCACCTCAACAAGACAACAAACAG gtGTTACATTCTCTCTTTGGCTCTCATCTCTCTTCTCTGATCTTGGCACCTCCCacctctgatgatgtcactgaggGCTCTGCTGgacttcctgctgcttcctcctcctcctcttcctcctcttcctcacctccatcTGGAGTGGTTCTTGGCGGCGGTGCTGTGAGGGGATTGGTGGACAAACAGGAAGCGGTTCCTCGGTTCTTCCTCGATTTCCTGCAGCGACAGGCAAAAATGAGGAGGCGGAGCCGAAAGTCgatggtgggaggaagaggatgctTCGGGATGAAGATGGACCGCATCGGCTCCGTCAGTGGACTCGGCTGTTAG
- the zgc:85858 gene encoding stress-associated endoplasmic reticulum protein 2: MSAVQRMKVANERHSKTITQRGHVQKTTRPVTDDKSPVGPWLLALFVFVVCGSAIFQIIQSIRQGM; encoded by the exons ATGTCGGCAGTGCAGCGGATGAAGGTGGCGAACGAGCGGCACAGCAAGACGATCACACAGCGGGGACACGTCCAGAAGACCACG cgGCCGGTAACTGATGACAAGTCTCCGGTGGGTCCGTGGCTTCTCGCTCTCTTCGTCTTCGTGGTTTGTGGATCCG CCATTTTTCAGATCATCCAGAGCATCAGGCAGGGCATGTGA
- the eno3 gene encoding beta-enolase isoform X1, translating to MSITKIHAREILDSRGNPTVEVDLWTAKGLFRAAVPSGASTGVHEALELRDGDKSRYLGKGTMKAVEHVNKNIAPKLIEKKFSVVEQEKIDKFMLELDGTENKSQFGANSILGVSLAVCKAGAAEKGVPLYRHIADLAGHKDVILPVPAFNVINGGSHAGNKLAMQEFMILPVGAANFHEAMRIGAEVYHNLKNVIKAKYGKDATNVGDEGGFAPNILENNEALELLKSAIEKAGYPDKIIIGMDVAASEFYRSGKYDLDFKSPDDPSRHISGEKLGDLYRSFIKDYPVESIEDPFDQDDWENWSKFTASVGIQVRDRQVRDRQVITDRQVITDRQVRDRQVITDRQVRDRQERDRQTGDHRQTGERQTGERQTGERQTGERQTGDHRQTGDHRQTGERQTGERQTGERQTGERQTGERQTGERQTVERQTGERQTDR from the exons ATGTCCATCACTAAGATTCACGCTCGTGAGATTCTGGACTCCAGAGGAAACCCCACAGTGGAGGTGGACCTGTGGACGGCCAAGG gTCTGTTCAGAGCTGCAGTACCCAGCGGTGCCTCGACAGGTGTCCATGAGGCCCTTGAGCTCCGAGACGGAGACAAGAGTCGTTACCTGGGCAAAG gtACAATGAAGGCTGTGGAGCATGTGAACAAGAACATCGCCCCCAAGCTGATTGAGAAG AAGTTCAGTGTTGTTGAGCAAGAGAAGATCGACAAGTTCATGTTGGAGTTGGACGGAACTGAGAACAAAT ctCAGTTCGGTGCTAACTCCATCCTGGGCGTGTCTCTAGCCGTCTGTAAGGccggagcagcagagaaggGCGTTCCTCTCTACCGCCACATCGCCGACCTCGCCGGACACAAAGACGTCATCCTTCCTGTTCCT GCCTTTAACGTGATTAATGGAGGAAGTCACGCTGGAAACAAACTGGCCATGCAGGAGTTCATGATTTTACCAGTTGGAGCCGCCAACTTCCACGAGGCCATGAGGATCGGAGCCGAG gtttatcACAACTTGAAGAACGTGATCAAGGCCAAGTACGGGAAAGACGCCACCAACGTGGGAGACGAGGGAGGCTTCGCCCCCAACATCCTGGAGAACAACGAGG ctctggagctTCTGAAGTCGGCGATCGAAAAGGCCGGTTACCCCGACAAGATCATCATCGGCATGGACGTGGCAGCGTCCGAGTTCTACCGCAGCGGAAAGTACGACCTCGACTTCAAGTCCCCGGACGACCCGTCCAGACACATCAGTGGAGAGAAGCTGGGAGACCTGTACCGCAGCTTCATCAAGGACTACCccg TTGAGTCCATCGAGGATCCGTTCGACCAGGACGACTGGGAGAACTGGAGCAAGTTTACTGCCTCTGTGGGCatacaggtgagagacagacaggtgagagacagacaggtgatcacagacagacag gtgatcacagacagacaggtgagagacagacaggtgatcacagacagacaggtgagagacagacaggagagagacagacagacaggtgatcacagacagacaggtgagagacagacaggtgagagacagacaggagagagacagacaggagagagacagacaggtgatcacagacagacaggagatcacagacagacaggtgagaggcagacaggggagagacagacaggtgagagacagacaggtgagagacagacaggagagagacagacaggtgagagacagacagtagagagacagacaggtgagagacagacagacaggtga